A region of Bifidobacterium adolescentis ATCC 15703 DNA encodes the following proteins:
- a CDS encoding ABC transporter ATP-binding protein, which yields MAKRNTFREDEELEEQINLHDILRIGVYLKPYMARVVRILAVVVMMSCIAVVVPYLTKVMIDSAIPTKNLTLLGELTALLAVLIVIFELGLRYRTVEITRVGQLMLKDMRRDIFTHIQTLPFSYFDSRPHGKILIRVVNYVNTLSDTLSSGLINVISDVFTFLITLVVMFVIDWRLALFSLALFPFLIAWVLVLQHFQRRAYQVLSNKQSNLNAYIHESIAGVKTTQTFAQEAAQFKTFQEQQNDVRTSWMKAVHIQFLMWPGIQTISVMTIALIYFVGVTGFGGVEVSTGVLIAFVGYANNFWNPVISIGNFYNQLITCSAYLERIFETLDVQPEIRNAPDAVNLPQIEGRVDFNDVVFRYEPDGRNILNLVDLHVEPGKTIALVGPTGAGKTTIINLLSRFYDVAEGSVTIDGHDVRSVTLESLRRQMGVMLQDTFIFSGNVRENIRYGKLDATDEEIVAAAKAVHAHEFIMELPDGYDTVVEERGSTLSAGQRQLIAFARVLLADPRILILDEATSNIDTRTEEALQAGLNHLLKGRTSFIIAHRLSTIENADEICYIDHGQIVEQGNHAELLARHGAYYRLYESQYAMIKV from the coding sequence ATGGCAAAACGCAATACGTTCCGCGAGGATGAGGAACTTGAGGAGCAGATCAACCTGCATGACATCCTCCGCATCGGCGTCTATCTCAAGCCGTACATGGCACGCGTGGTCCGCATCCTCGCGGTCGTGGTGATGATGAGCTGCATCGCGGTGGTGGTGCCGTACCTGACGAAAGTCATGATCGACAGTGCGATCCCGACGAAAAACCTCACGCTGCTTGGCGAGCTGACCGCCTTGCTTGCGGTGCTGATCGTGATTTTCGAACTGGGATTGCGCTACCGCACCGTGGAGATCACACGCGTCGGCCAGCTCATGCTCAAAGACATGCGTCGCGACATCTTCACGCATATCCAGACGCTGCCGTTCAGCTATTTCGATTCACGCCCGCACGGCAAAATCCTGATCCGCGTGGTCAACTATGTGAACACGCTGTCCGATACGTTGAGCTCCGGCCTAATCAATGTGATTTCCGATGTGTTCACGTTCCTCATCACGCTGGTGGTCATGTTCGTCATCGACTGGCGATTGGCGCTGTTCAGCCTCGCGCTGTTCCCCTTCCTCATCGCATGGGTGCTGGTGCTGCAGCATTTCCAGCGTCGCGCCTACCAGGTGCTGTCCAACAAGCAGAGCAATCTCAACGCGTACATCCACGAATCGATCGCCGGCGTGAAAACCACGCAGACCTTCGCCCAGGAGGCCGCGCAGTTCAAGACGTTCCAGGAGCAGCAGAACGATGTGCGTACCTCGTGGATGAAGGCCGTGCACATCCAGTTCCTCATGTGGCCGGGCATCCAGACGATTTCCGTCATGACCATCGCGCTCATCTACTTCGTCGGCGTCACCGGTTTTGGGGGAGTGGAGGTGAGTACGGGCGTGCTCATCGCGTTCGTCGGCTATGCGAACAACTTCTGGAACCCGGTGATCAGCATCGGTAACTTCTACAACCAGCTGATCACCTGCTCCGCGTATCTCGAGCGCATCTTCGAAACGCTGGACGTGCAGCCGGAGATCCGTAACGCGCCGGACGCCGTCAATCTGCCGCAGATCGAGGGTCGCGTCGACTTCAACGACGTCGTCTTCCGCTACGAGCCGGACGGCCGCAACATCCTGAACCTGGTCGACCTGCACGTCGAGCCGGGCAAGACGATCGCGTTGGTTGGTCCTACGGGCGCCGGCAAAACCACGATCATCAACCTGCTGTCGCGTTTCTACGACGTCGCCGAAGGCTCGGTGACGATCGACGGCCACGACGTGCGTTCCGTCACGTTGGAAAGCCTGCGCCGGCAGATGGGCGTCATGCTGCAGGACACGTTCATCTTCTCCGGCAACGTGCGTGAGAACATCCGCTACGGCAAACTGGACGCCACCGACGAGGAGATCGTGGCCGCTGCCAAGGCCGTGCATGCGCACGAATTCATCATGGAACTGCCAGACGGCTACGACACCGTGGTGGAGGAGCGCGGTTCGACCCTGTCCGCGGGCCAACGCCAGCTCATCGCGTTCGCGCGCGTGCTGCTCGCCGACCCGCGCATCCTGATTCTCGACGAGGCCACGTCGAATATCGACACGCGTACCGAGGAGGCGCTGCAGGCCGGTCTGAACCATCTGCTCAAGGGACGCACGAGCTTCATCATCGCGCACCGCCTGTCCACGATCGAGAATGCGGATGAGATCTGCTACATCGACCACGGGCAGATCGTGGAGCAGGGCAACCATGCCGAGCTGCTCGCCCGCCATGGCGCCTACTACCGGCTCTACGAATCGCAGTACGCCATGATCAAGGTCTGA
- a CDS encoding ABC transporter ATP-binding protein: MYVDPKRNQQAGNLAWILPYCKPDLPRVAGAVVLFCVNNTMALTIPLLSGLIVDRVITQGHVDELTRLCVMMLVFTIVRVASRYGYQMWMERFGQNSVFRLVSDEYEKLHELDFTYFNHTRTGDIMSRMTSDTDAIRHALSWVSYQALDCVVMFIGALAMMFTIDWRLALALACITPFLFILTRGLSSHARPLFFAIRNSLAEMNSMVEENIEGNRVVKAFVREPYETKKFDERNDDYMQRNMDQAYNSRRYMPWLDGLGFSLQLITLGFGGFLVITGHMTLGNLVAFNSYLWMIDGPVRQSGWLINDWQRFNASCIKIRKLLTSQSRIQEKPGAEESVKQAVAIVSQVNGRTNGVHEADSATAVSAACPARIAGDVDFQHVSFAFPDDPETPILKDIDFHIPAGSKLGILGETGAGKSTLVNLISRFYDPTAGRVLIDGIDARDWPLATLRSQVCIVAQDTFLFSDTIGGNIGFGAGEQREYDEKYIRRMAAIAGADNFIRSMPEGYDTVVGERGVGLSGGQKQRLSLARALADNPSILIMDDTTSAVDMETEAEIQQHLRDLDEKKTIVTIAHRISSIKDADLILVLEHGRVVERGTHDDLVAAHGRYWEIYRKQLGLEAGRAQGFDD; the protein is encoded by the coding sequence ATGTATGTCGATCCGAAACGCAACCAGCAGGCGGGCAACCTTGCATGGATCCTGCCATACTGCAAACCCGACCTGCCGCGCGTGGCCGGCGCGGTCGTACTGTTCTGCGTGAACAACACCATGGCCCTCACCATCCCCCTGCTGTCCGGACTGATCGTGGACCGCGTCATCACCCAAGGCCATGTGGACGAACTGACCCGACTATGCGTCATGATGCTCGTCTTCACCATCGTGCGCGTGGCCTCGCGCTACGGCTACCAGATGTGGATGGAACGTTTCGGACAAAACTCCGTATTCCGCCTGGTGAGCGACGAATACGAAAAACTGCACGAGCTCGACTTCACCTACTTCAACCACACCCGCACCGGCGACATCATGAGCCGCATGACCTCCGACACGGACGCCATCCGCCACGCGCTAAGCTGGGTCAGCTATCAGGCGCTCGACTGCGTGGTCATGTTCATCGGCGCGCTCGCCATGATGTTCACCATCGACTGGCGTCTCGCCCTGGCGCTCGCCTGCATCACGCCATTCCTGTTCATCCTGACGCGTGGCCTATCTTCGCATGCGCGGCCGCTGTTCTTCGCCATCCGCAATTCCCTAGCGGAAATGAACTCGATGGTCGAGGAGAACATCGAAGGCAACCGCGTGGTCAAAGCGTTCGTCCGCGAGCCGTACGAGACCAAGAAATTCGACGAGCGCAACGACGACTACATGCAGCGCAATATGGACCAGGCCTACAACAGCCGCAGATACATGCCATGGCTCGACGGCCTCGGCTTCTCCCTGCAGCTCATCACCTTGGGATTCGGCGGATTCCTGGTCATCACAGGCCATATGACCCTCGGCAACCTGGTGGCGTTCAACTCCTACCTGTGGATGATCGATGGTCCCGTGCGCCAATCCGGCTGGCTGATCAACGATTGGCAACGCTTCAACGCGTCCTGCATCAAGATTCGCAAACTGCTGACCTCGCAGTCGCGTATCCAGGAGAAGCCGGGCGCTGAGGAAAGCGTCAAACAGGCAGTCGCTATCGTCAGCCAAGTCAACGGCCGGACCAACGGTGTCCATGAAGCAGACAGCGCCACCGCGGTGTCCGCGGCCTGCCCCGCGCGCATCGCCGGCGACGTCGACTTCCAGCATGTCAGCTTCGCCTTCCCCGACGATCCGGAAACCCCGATTCTCAAAGACATCGACTTCCACATCCCCGCCGGCTCGAAACTCGGCATCCTCGGCGAGACGGGCGCCGGCAAGTCCACGCTCGTCAATCTGATTTCGCGATTCTACGACCCGACCGCGGGCCGCGTGCTCATCGACGGCATCGACGCGCGCGACTGGCCGCTCGCCACCCTGCGCTCGCAGGTGTGCATCGTCGCGCAGGACACGTTCCTGTTCTCCGACACCATCGGCGGCAACATCGGCTTCGGCGCTGGCGAACAGCGCGAATACGACGAAAAGTACATCCGCCGCATGGCCGCCATCGCAGGCGCGGACAACTTCATCCGCAGCATGCCGGAAGGCTACGATACCGTCGTCGGCGAACGCGGCGTCGGCCTGTCCGGCGGGCAGAAACAGCGACTGAGCCTGGCACGCGCGCTCGCCGACAACCCGTCGATCCTCATCATGGACGATACGACCAGCGCCGTGGACATGGAGACGGAAGCGGAAATCCAACAGCATCTGCGTGATTTGGACGAGAAGAAAACAATTGTGACGATCGCGCACCGCATCTCGTCAATCAAGGATGCCGACCTGATTCTCGTGCTCGAACATGGCCGCGTGGTGGAACGCGGCACCCACGACGACCTGGTGGCCGCGCATGGGCGATATTGGGAGATCTACCGCAAGCAGCTGGGCCTCGAAGCCGGCCGCGCACAGGGTTTTGACGACTAG